A single genomic interval of Lathyrus oleraceus cultivar Zhongwan6 chromosome 7, CAAS_Psat_ZW6_1.0, whole genome shotgun sequence harbors:
- the LOC127103129 gene encoding uncharacterized mitochondrial protein AtMg00810-like gives MVSTSKAKKGRISFIIFLYMDDLLVVGSCETKTEQFKDKMKQVFEMTDLGKVAYFLGMELLSTSCGMILHQSKFAKEILTKFNMLECNIVVTQAETNLKLVSSDEGEEDEVDATILRQLVGSLRYLCLSRPNISYGVGLVNRFMSNPIKQHFNSRKKIMKDVNGTLYYGLVFLQDKGNNILKLTSFLC, from the coding sequence ATGGTATCTACATCAAAGGCAAAGAAGGGAAGGATTTCTTTTATCATTTTCCTTTATATGGATGATCTCCTTGTAGTTGGTAGTTGTGAAACTAAAACTGAGCAGTTCAAGGATAAGATGAAACAAGTATTTGAAATGACTGATTTGGGCAAGGTAGCTTATTTTCTTGGCATGGAACTTCTATCTACCTCATGTGGAATGATTTTGCACCAATCTAAATTTGCAAAAGAGATCCTGACAAAATTCAACATGTTAGAGTGTAACATTGTAGTCACACAAGCTGAAACAAATTTGAAATTAGTGAGTTCAGATGAAGgcgaagaagatgaagtggatGCTACCATATTAAGACAGCTAGTAGGTTCCTTGAGGTACTTGTGTCTAAGCAGGCCAAACATCTCCTATGGAGTTGGTTTAGTGAACAGGTTCATGAGCAACCCTATCAAACAACATTTCAATTCTAGAAAAAAGATAATGAAGGACGTTAATGGCACACTTTATTATGGTCTCGTCTTTTTGCAAGACAAAGGCAACAACATACTCAAACTAACTAGTTTTTTATGCTGA